GGATCGCCTCCCGCTCGGCGCCGAGGAGCGACTCCCGGGTCAGGTCGGTGGCGACCCAGCCCGGCGCGACGCAGTTGACCGTGATCCCGTGCGGCGCCAGCTCCACCGCCAGCGACTTCGTGAACGAGATCACCCCCCCCTTGCTCGCCGCGTAATGCGAGTGGAACGCCTCTCCCCGCTGGCCCGCGGTGCTCGAGACGTTGACGATTCGCCCCCAGCGCGCCTTCTTCATGAAGGGGACCGCGGCGCGAGTGCAGAAGAACGTCCCGGTCAGGTTGATCGAGAGCGTCTCCGCCCACTCGGAGTCGGTCATCTCGTCGACCGGGGAGCCCTTCCAGATCCCGGCGTTGTTCACCAGGATGTCGATGCCGCCCAGGCGGTGGACGGTCTCGTCCACGAGCATCTCGGCGTCTTCGGGGCGCGAGACGTCGGCCGCGAGGGCGAACGCCTCCCCGCCGGCGCCCTCGATCTCGTCGACGGTGAGCTCGGCCGACGGCGACTCGACCCGGTAGTTCACGCAGACCTTCGCGCCGGCGCGGGCGAGGGCGAGGCAGCAGGCGCGGCCGATCCCGCGCGAGCCTCCGGTGACGAGGGCGGACTTTCCGTCGAGGTCGATCACGGCTGCCTCCTGGGGGACGGGGCGGGGGCGCGCGCCCCGACCGCCGCGCCCTGCGGCCGATCGGGGAGCAGCGCGAGCTGGCCGCAAGCCGCCCGCGCCTCCGCCCCGCGGCTCCACCTGATGCTGACGGGGACGCCCAGCGCGAGGAGCCGGTCGCGGATCGTCTCGACGCGCGGCTTCGGGGGAGGGAGGTACTCGAGCCAGCCCGGGACCGGATTGAACGGGATCAGATTGAGCTTCGCTCGGTGGCCCCGCACGATCCGCGCGAGGCGATTCACGTCCTCCTCGGTGTCGTTGACGCCGCGGAGCAGGACGTACTCGAACGAGAAGCGGTCGCCGGTGGCGCGCGTGAAGGAACGGCAGGCCTCGAGGAGCCGCGCCAGCGGGTACTTCCGGTTCACCGGCATGAGCCGGTCGCGCACCGCGTCGGTCGTCGCGTTGAGGGAGACGGCGAGTCGGGGACGCGCGGTCTCCGCGGCGAGCCGCTCGATGCCCGGCACCAGGCCGGAGGTCGACACGGTCACGCGGCGGTGCGAGAGGCCGAATCCCAGGGGGTCGGTCAGGAGCCTGAATGCCGC
This Terriglobia bacterium DNA region includes the following protein-coding sequences:
- a CDS encoding 3-oxoacyl-ACP reductase FabG, which codes for MIDLDGKSALVTGGSRGIGRACCLALARAGAKVCVNYRVESPSAELTVDEIEGAGGEAFALAADVSRPEDAEMLVDETVHRLGGIDILVNNAGIWKGSPVDEMTDSEWAETLSINLTGTFFCTRAAVPFMKKARWGRIVNVSSTAGQRGEAFHSHYAASKGGVISFTKSLAVELAPHGITVNCVAPGWVATDLTRESLLGAEREAILGSIPLGRVARPEEIAGAVAFLASDLASFVTGEVLNVNGGAVLVG
- the rlmN gene encoding 23S rRNA (adenine(2503)-C(2))-methyltransferase RlmN — encoded protein: MARSGAPSLPNLYGLELEALVALLGGHDAEPYHAGQIHRWLYRFRRFDPAKWTDLPRRLRSRLAETSRIDPGSIAGRAEARDGTVKYRIALADGGEVEAVHMSQRGRATLCLSSQVGCALDCDFCLTGKMGLARHLDAGEIAGQVALIQEDRGLGGAPFNVVFMGMGEPMHNYDHVMAAFRLLTDPLGFGLSHRRVTVSTSGLVPGIERLAAETARPRLAVSLNATTDAVRDRLMPVNRKYPLARLLEACRSFTRATGDRFSFEYVLLRGVNDTEEDVNRLARIVRGHRAKLNLIPFNPVPGWLEYLPPPKPRVETIRDRLLALGVPVSIRWSRGAEARAACGQLALLPDRPQGAAVGARAPAPSPRRQP